Proteins from a genomic interval of Luteolibacter sp. Y139:
- a CDS encoding serine hydrolase domain-containing protein: protein MPPIDRRNCLKRLAFTLPALAFPRAWAVPTLDPAGKEAEAIEALAQKFMKEFSVPGLSVAFAHQGKMVFRGAYGFADETSQEKLTPEHTFRIASVSKPLTSVAIYGLIEQGKLKPDAKVFVPDGLLAVDGGKKLPPKVGDVTVHHLLTHTAGGWGNDRDDPMFQHPELGHADLIARTVRDHPLQNDPGTSYAYSNFGYCVLGRIVEKLTGKPYDQHVRETVLERCDIHTMKIAGNTLAERGADEVVYYGRNGENPYNMNVRRMDSHGGWIARPEDLVKFLTHFDGLAETPDLLREATLKEMFRGTKANAGYASGWAVNAVPNHWHNGSLPGTASIAVTTASGMCWAGFTNARSGDINSALDRLMWDMTKCAPEWRA from the coding sequence ATGCCTCCGATTGATCGTCGTAACTGCCTGAAACGACTGGCTTTTACACTCCCTGCCCTTGCCTTTCCCCGGGCCTGGGCGGTGCCGACCCTCGATCCCGCGGGCAAGGAAGCAGAGGCGATTGAGGCGCTCGCCCAGAAGTTCATGAAGGAGTTCTCGGTGCCGGGGCTCTCGGTGGCATTCGCTCACCAGGGGAAGATGGTCTTCCGTGGCGCCTATGGCTTTGCCGACGAGACCAGCCAGGAAAAGCTGACGCCGGAGCACACCTTCCGCATCGCCAGCGTCTCCAAGCCCCTCACCTCCGTCGCGATCTACGGCCTCATTGAACAGGGCAAGCTGAAGCCGGACGCCAAGGTCTTCGTACCCGACGGGCTGCTGGCCGTGGATGGCGGGAAAAAGCTCCCGCCGAAGGTCGGTGATGTCACGGTGCATCACCTGCTTACCCACACTGCGGGCGGCTGGGGCAATGATCGGGACGATCCCATGTTCCAGCATCCGGAACTGGGACACGCCGACTTGATCGCCCGCACCGTGCGCGATCATCCGTTGCAGAACGATCCCGGCACCTCCTACGCCTACTCGAACTTCGGCTACTGCGTGCTGGGGCGCATCGTCGAGAAACTAACAGGCAAGCCTTACGACCAGCACGTGCGGGAAACGGTGCTCGAGCGTTGCGACATCCACACGATGAAGATCGCCGGCAACACGCTCGCCGAGCGAGGGGCCGATGAGGTGGTTTATTACGGTCGCAATGGCGAGAATCCCTATAACATGAATGTCCGCCGCATGGATTCCCATGGCGGTTGGATCGCCCGTCCGGAGGATCTGGTGAAATTCCTGACCCACTTCGACGGTCTCGCCGAAACGCCCGATTTGCTCAGGGAGGCGACGCTCAAGGAAATGTTCCGGGGCACCAAGGCGAACGCCGGATACGCGAGCGGCTGGGCGGTGAACGCGGTGCCGAATCATTGGCATAATGGCAGCTTGCCGGGCACCGCCAGCATCGCCGTCACCACTGCCAGCGGCATGTGCTGGGCGGGCTTTACCAATGCCCGGAGCGGGGACATCAATTCCGCCCTCGACCGGCTGATGTGGGACATGACGAAGTGTGCGCCGGAATGGCGGGCGTGA
- a CDS encoding right-handed parallel beta-helix repeat-containing protein: MHDSFPLFTFLRHGLRIAAVVCLVAPAVQAATYHVDPATGNMSNPGTASQPWSTLEAVFTANKTFAAGDEILLYSGYHGAPIVKGNNSDFVKIRPAAGATPKLKNLIVRSGSRWDISGLDICPEHQAAGTTYTSAPLVEIESSANYITMHDCLTRGALSTSGWSIDNWKNLAGRGIRTAATNTLLENNRIEVSSHALTVRRTASFTTVRKNTIKGFSCDGMQALADDCLYEGNTITDGYIFDNAHNHDDFFQSWSVGSDGFTSGEGTIARVTVRGNLFISRTDRNQPYPTEPQGIGLFDGYYQDWVIENNVIATNAGHGIAIYGAIDCKVVNNTVIENPFNAPSSTRPWIKIAAHKTRTTPSTGNLVRNNITAKPVDPVADSSTVDYNQTTTSYTSYFADFSNFDFKLKSTSPAKDAGTTASAPLTDIAGTVRSAPYDLGAYEFGASSGAAGTTYASWLQANGLPVDGSGLGAKTANPSKDGVTNEMKFALGLPTTVQGHGGRVTTGTSIVSNQRYLTLTFICPDPAPEGVSYEVESAANLSAWSATSVTEMSNTVTGGLRTRIFRDTAPIGRDAKRFIRLEATAP, encoded by the coding sequence TTGCACGATAGCTTTCCTTTATTCACATTCCTCCGTCACGGCCTGCGCATCGCCGCGGTCGTGTGCTTGGTCGCTCCTGCGGTCCAAGCCGCGACCTATCACGTGGATCCCGCGACGGGCAATATGTCCAACCCCGGCACCGCCAGCCAGCCGTGGAGCACCCTTGAGGCCGTTTTCACCGCCAATAAGACCTTCGCCGCCGGAGACGAAATCCTGCTCTACTCCGGCTATCACGGCGCGCCGATCGTGAAGGGGAACAATAGCGACTTCGTGAAGATCCGCCCTGCCGCGGGAGCCACGCCGAAGCTCAAGAACCTGATCGTCCGGTCCGGTTCGCGCTGGGACATCTCCGGCCTCGATATCTGTCCTGAGCACCAAGCCGCCGGTACCACCTACACCTCGGCCCCATTGGTCGAGATCGAGAGCTCGGCGAATTACATCACGATGCACGACTGCTTGACCCGCGGGGCACTGAGCACTTCGGGATGGAGCATCGACAACTGGAAGAACCTCGCCGGCCGCGGCATCCGCACCGCCGCGACCAACACGCTCTTGGAGAACAATCGCATCGAGGTGAGCAGCCACGCGCTCACCGTGCGCCGGACTGCTTCCTTCACCACCGTGCGGAAGAATACCATCAAGGGTTTCTCCTGCGATGGCATGCAGGCCCTGGCTGACGATTGCCTCTACGAAGGAAACACCATCACCGACGGCTACATTTTCGATAACGCCCACAATCACGATGACTTCTTCCAGAGCTGGTCGGTCGGCAGCGATGGCTTTACCTCCGGCGAAGGCACCATTGCCCGTGTCACGGTGAGAGGGAACCTGTTCATCAGCCGCACGGATCGCAATCAGCCTTATCCCACCGAACCGCAGGGCATCGGTCTCTTCGACGGCTACTATCAGGATTGGGTGATCGAGAACAACGTCATCGCGACCAATGCCGGTCACGGCATCGCGATCTACGGTGCCATCGACTGCAAGGTGGTGAACAACACCGTGATCGAGAATCCCTTCAATGCCCCGAGCTCGACCCGCCCCTGGATCAAGATCGCCGCGCACAAGACCCGCACCACGCCGTCTACTGGAAATCTGGTCCGCAACAACATCACTGCCAAGCCGGTCGATCCGGTCGCCGATAGTTCCACCGTGGACTACAACCAGACGACCACGTCCTACACGAGCTACTTCGCGGACTTCTCCAATTTCGACTTCAAGCTGAAGTCGACCTCGCCGGCGAAGGATGCAGGCACGACCGCCAGTGCGCCTCTGACCGACATTGCCGGGACCGTTCGCAGCGCACCCTATGATTTGGGTGCCTACGAATTCGGCGCTTCAAGTGGGGCTGCAGGAACGACCTACGCGTCCTGGCTCCAAGCGAACGGGCTGCCCGTGGATGGCTCCGGTCTTGGCGCGAAGACCGCCAATCCATCGAAGGACGGCGTCACCAATGAGATGAAGTTCGCGCTCGGCCTGCCGACCACGGTTCAAGGTCATGGCGGTCGCGTGACGACGGGAACCAGCATCGTATCCAACCAACGCTACCTGACGCTCACATTCATCTGTCCCGATCCCGCGCCGGAAGGGGTAAGCTACGAGGTGGAATCCGCGGCGAATCTTTCGGCCTGGTCCGCCACGAGTGTGACTGAAATGTCAAATACGGTGACCGGGGGGCTTAGAACCCGGATTTTCCGCGACACCGCCCCGATCGGCAGGGACGCGAAGCGTTTTATTCGTCTTGAAGCGACGGCCCCGTAG
- a CDS encoding RluA family pseudouridine synthase — MLPVSILYQDDALVAIDKPAGMIVHPGREAEGPEWVAMKRVRDMLGRQVHTVHRLDRPTSGVLLFALDLDTCARVQQCFEKRLVEKTYLAVVEGTAPERWTCETALHRVPGEAPQSCKTDFERVAVVPAGSFGRLPQLSLSLLKVAPHTGRYHQIRRHLLEAGHPIVGDFRYAGADRSMELGEALGTGTRMLLQARSLLLPHPHTGEMFEITAPADVDFLRCFPAMEQELRPVP; from the coding sequence GTGCTTCCGGTCTCTATTCTTTATCAAGACGATGCGCTGGTCGCCATCGACAAGCCGGCCGGGATGATCGTCCATCCGGGCCGCGAGGCCGAGGGCCCCGAGTGGGTGGCCATGAAGCGCGTCCGCGACATGCTCGGTCGCCAAGTGCACACGGTTCACCGGTTGGATCGCCCGACTTCCGGCGTGCTTCTTTTTGCTCTCGATCTTGATACCTGCGCCCGGGTCCAGCAGTGCTTCGAAAAGCGTCTGGTGGAGAAAACCTACCTCGCGGTGGTGGAGGGGACCGCCCCGGAGCGATGGACCTGCGAGACGGCGCTGCATCGCGTGCCGGGAGAAGCCCCTCAATCGTGCAAAACCGACTTTGAACGAGTCGCCGTGGTTCCGGCCGGAAGCTTCGGACGATTACCCCAGCTCTCGCTTTCACTTCTCAAGGTCGCCCCACACACCGGCCGCTATCATCAGATCCGCCGGCATTTGTTGGAAGCCGGCCATCCGATCGTCGGCGACTTCCGCTATGCGGGTGCGGACCGGAGCATGGAGCTGGGCGAAGCTCTCGGCACCGGAACGCGGATGCTGCTCCAGGCGAGGTCGCTGCTGCTGCCACATCCCCACACGGGAGAAATGTTTGAGATCACCGCGCCCGCCGATGTGGACTTCCTCCGCTGCTTCCCGGCGATGGAACAGGAACTACGGCCAGTGCCGTAG
- a CDS encoding class I SAM-dependent methyltransferase: protein MSQQSPEQRFSNRVENYIRYRPSYPQELIALLEREAKLTPESVIADIGSGTGIFSELLLKAGYAVNGVEPNPPMREAAERLLAGYPRFHSVDGSAQATTLADHGADLIVSAQAYHWFDTPEARAEFRRILKSGGKIALIWNERHLDSTPFLRDYEAMLRKFGTDYAEIRHENIGPESLKLVFPGGYEVHTFPNSQRFDYEGLEGRLLSSSYTPAPGRPGHESMLAELRRLFNEHQQDGQVSIDYDSRVYLGN from the coding sequence GTGAGCCAGCAATCCCCGGAACAGCGCTTCTCCAACCGGGTGGAGAACTACATCCGCTATCGACCGAGCTATCCGCAGGAGCTGATCGCCCTGTTAGAGCGGGAGGCCAAGCTGACGCCGGAGAGCGTGATCGCCGATATCGGCTCGGGCACGGGCATCTTTTCGGAGCTGCTGTTGAAAGCCGGCTACGCGGTGAACGGCGTGGAGCCAAACCCGCCGATGCGCGAGGCTGCGGAGCGCTTGCTGGCCGGTTATCCCCGCTTTCACAGCGTGGATGGCAGCGCGCAGGCGACGACGCTCGCGGACCATGGTGCTGATCTAATTGTTTCGGCACAGGCGTATCACTGGTTCGACACCCCGGAAGCTCGTGCGGAGTTCCGCCGCATCCTCAAGTCCGGCGGCAAAATCGCGCTGATCTGGAATGAACGGCACCTGGACTCCACACCATTCCTTCGCGACTACGAAGCCATGCTGCGGAAGTTTGGCACCGACTATGCCGAGATCCGCCACGAGAATATCGGGCCGGAGTCGCTGAAGCTGGTCTTTCCCGGTGGCTACGAGGTCCACACCTTTCCCAATTCCCAGCGCTTCGATTACGAGGGATTGGAAGGCCGGTTGCTTTCGTCCTCCTACACGCCGGCTCCGGGGCGACCGGGCCATGAGTCAATGCTGGCGGAACTCCGCCGGTTGTTCAATGAGCACCAGCAGGACGGACAGGTCTCGATCGATTACGATTCGCGCGTTTACCTCGGCAACTGA
- a CDS encoding glucan biosynthesis protein, which yields MTRVRLLIAAAAACVSAMPTLHAEVFTFDLLREKARDLAAKPYQPRPNDLAAFWANLSYDQHRDIRFKMESGLWWDQGPFSIDFFHPGWTAKKTVSVFEVADSQAKHLDFDTNLFDYGKNTIPAGTPPPPGYAGWRARTHLNSPEYMDEFLVFLGASYFRAIPKEAPYGLSARGLSINSGLPGVPEEFPDFREFYLEKPAKDSNTLVAHALLEGESVAGAYKFTVTPGVETVMDIEAELTLRRPVKQLGLAPFSSMFWFGENTHPRPYDFRPEVHDSDGFLMELGSGNLHYRPLEHTQGQFRHCVFTMENPRSWALVQRDRSFSSYQDPEAAYHNRPSVKVEPVSGFSNGKIHLIEMPTVDETNDNVILVWEPTPGPEVGKPFQFHYRLKWMRDLPPSGLFTVRDTRLGNPVQKPDEVLVAIDFAKPLTPEQKVGDPKWDDISKFKPVVTVNQPGVKILHVGLSDLSMANVDALPAGLGRSKDVHMPQVLRAFFVLDPGKDVNDLDMTCELLDESTGKIVSERWLYLWKKTH from the coding sequence ATGACCCGCGTCCGCCTCCTGATCGCCGCCGCCGCTGCTTGCGTCTCCGCCATGCCCACCTTACACGCCGAGGTGTTCACCTTCGACCTGCTCCGCGAAAAGGCCCGTGACCTGGCGGCAAAGCCCTATCAGCCGCGCCCCAATGACTTGGCGGCCTTCTGGGCAAACCTGAGCTACGACCAGCACCGCGATATCCGCTTCAAGATGGAATCCGGGCTGTGGTGGGACCAAGGGCCATTCTCCATCGACTTCTTCCACCCGGGATGGACGGCGAAAAAGACCGTGTCCGTTTTTGAAGTGGCCGATAGCCAGGCAAAGCATCTCGATTTCGACACGAACCTCTTCGACTACGGGAAGAACACGATCCCGGCTGGCACGCCACCTCCTCCCGGCTATGCCGGCTGGCGAGCCCGGACCCACCTCAACTCGCCGGAATACATGGACGAGTTCCTCGTCTTCCTCGGTGCGAGCTACTTCCGCGCCATTCCGAAGGAAGCCCCCTACGGCCTCTCCGCCCGCGGACTCTCCATCAATAGCGGCCTGCCGGGCGTACCGGAGGAGTTTCCGGACTTCCGCGAGTTCTACCTGGAGAAGCCCGCTAAGGATTCGAACACGCTGGTCGCCCACGCCTTGTTAGAAGGCGAGAGCGTGGCCGGCGCCTACAAGTTCACGGTGACGCCGGGCGTCGAGACGGTCATGGACATCGAGGCCGAGCTCACGCTCCGCCGGCCGGTCAAACAGCTCGGGCTGGCACCGTTCTCCAGCATGTTCTGGTTCGGCGAGAACACCCATCCCCGCCCCTACGATTTCCGTCCGGAGGTGCACGATAGCGATGGATTCCTGATGGAGCTCGGCAGCGGCAATCTCCACTACCGCCCGCTGGAGCACACACAGGGACAATTCCGCCACTGTGTCTTCACGATGGAAAACCCGCGCTCGTGGGCACTCGTCCAGCGCGACCGTTCCTTCAGCTCCTATCAGGACCCGGAAGCCGCCTATCACAACCGCCCGAGCGTGAAGGTCGAGCCCGTGTCCGGCTTCTCCAACGGAAAGATCCACCTGATCGAAATGCCGACCGTGGATGAGACGAATGACAATGTCATCCTCGTCTGGGAGCCAACGCCCGGACCGGAAGTGGGCAAGCCCTTCCAGTTTCACTATCGCCTGAAGTGGATGCGTGATCTCCCGCCATCCGGACTCTTCACGGTGCGCGACACGCGCCTCGGCAATCCCGTCCAGAAGCCGGATGAAGTGCTGGTCGCGATCGATTTCGCCAAGCCTCTGACTCCCGAGCAGAAGGTGGGCGATCCGAAGTGGGATGATATTTCGAAGTTCAAGCCCGTGGTCACCGTGAATCAGCCGGGCGTGAAAATCCTCCACGTCGGCCTGAGCGACCTGAGCATGGCCAATGTGGATGCCCTGCCCGCCGGTCTCGGCCGCAGCAAGGACGTCCACATGCCACAGGTACTGCGCGCCTTCTTCGTGCTCGATCCGGGCAAGGACGTGAACGACCTGGATATGACCTGCGAGTTGCTCGATGAGAGCACCGGCAAGATCGTATCCGAGCGCTGGTTGTATCTCTGGAAGAAAACGCACTGA
- a CDS encoding nucleotide excision repair endonuclease, with amino-acid sequence MKQAQGHRGNQRILFRLEDPLTMRFGPAFFSGLPESPGVYFFTGEAERLLYIGQSANLRARVGSYRHVTLDRHPRRTRRLVAGIRRIEWELCDSPAHAIERERELLLERRPPFNRAGVWIGPPWWLAGETHRGMLRLQLLREPQGIGPLPASFRHLFGSLVRNVHRAVTPDLPLHAYPHGLTRSTVPLSLTLPTSEPERAWQLIVGFAGGDVDPLFTLLDELPLSSSPAMSEFWKEELERLETYNPRFMPPSAPMSPAAAGSRPSEPWLF; translated from the coding sequence ATGAAGCAAGCACAGGGCCACCGGGGCAACCAGCGGATCCTCTTCCGTCTGGAGGATCCCCTGACGATGCGTTTCGGCCCTGCCTTCTTCTCGGGACTGCCGGAAAGCCCGGGCGTCTATTTCTTCACGGGCGAGGCGGAGCGCCTGCTCTACATCGGCCAGTCGGCGAACCTGCGGGCTCGGGTCGGGAGTTACCGGCACGTGACGCTGGACCGACATCCGCGCCGCACGCGGCGACTGGTGGCGGGGATTCGCCGGATCGAGTGGGAACTCTGCGACTCGCCCGCGCACGCCATCGAGCGAGAACGGGAGCTTTTGTTGGAACGCCGCCCGCCTTTCAACCGGGCGGGCGTCTGGATTGGTCCGCCGTGGTGGCTGGCGGGCGAGACCCACCGCGGGATGCTTCGGCTACAGTTGCTTCGCGAACCGCAAGGCATCGGCCCGCTGCCAGCGTCCTTTCGCCATCTGTTCGGCTCTTTGGTGCGGAATGTCCACCGGGCAGTGACCCCGGATCTGCCACTGCATGCCTATCCCCATGGGCTAACGCGATCGACGGTGCCGCTTTCCCTCACCCTCCCGACTTCCGAGCCGGAGCGGGCTTGGCAACTGATCGTCGGATTTGCGGGCGGCGACGTCGACCCCCTGTTCACATTGTTGGACGAGCTGCCCCTCTCTTCGTCACCGGCCATGTCTGAATTCTGGAAGGAAGAATTGGAGCGACTTGAAACCTACAATCCCCGGTTCATGCCGCCCTCCGCTCCGATGAGCCCGGCCGCTGCCGGCAGTCGCCCGTCCGAGCCTTGGCTATTCTAA
- a CDS encoding GAF domain-containing sensor histidine kinase has product MRFGSHDAGRERLESLKASGLLGDAHGIDFDRVTELAAKAANVPVSLVSLVDQDRQVFAGACGLSGALADSRQTPIDYSFCQHTVNLRQPLVIPDARKNPLVAKNPAIKEFGVVAYLGFPVLGAGQHLYGAVCAVDTEPRQWREDEIEIIRGFTSIVSALIDQHLARLYQKLLTDVLLHDLKGPLGRIRMAADVFVARASELPQPLDTLAQSLKGNADQASAMVASLLGKSRQTAKCDDLRATAEAAARQLRPRAEEKGIQIRVDDPGTAIPLELPERVMAQVLEHLIGNSIRFSNVGEVRIRIKRVGEAAIIDVEDDGPGFQAIDYPRIFQRYAPLSAKPSGGEASAGLGLSIVKSLLESEGGTIVLLSHPGESAVFRITVPVRRAE; this is encoded by the coding sequence ATGCGATTCGGATCTCACGATGCAGGCCGCGAGCGGTTGGAGAGTTTGAAGGCATCCGGCCTTTTGGGGGATGCGCATGGGATTGATTTCGACCGGGTGACCGAACTCGCGGCGAAGGCGGCGAATGTCCCGGTCTCTCTGGTGTCCCTGGTGGACCAGGACAGGCAGGTTTTCGCCGGTGCCTGTGGGCTTTCGGGCGCGCTGGCGGATTCGCGGCAGACCCCCATCGACTACTCCTTTTGCCAGCACACGGTGAACCTGCGGCAACCGCTGGTGATCCCGGACGCGCGGAAGAATCCACTGGTCGCGAAAAATCCGGCGATCAAGGAATTCGGCGTCGTGGCCTACCTTGGCTTTCCCGTCCTCGGGGCCGGACAGCATCTCTACGGGGCCGTCTGTGCGGTTGATACCGAACCCCGGCAGTGGCGGGAGGATGAGATCGAGATCATCCGCGGATTCACCTCGATCGTGTCCGCCTTGATCGATCAACACTTGGCCCGGCTCTATCAGAAGCTTTTGACGGACGTGCTGCTGCACGATCTGAAGGGACCCTTGGGTCGCATCCGCATGGCAGCGGACGTGTTTGTGGCGCGAGCCAGCGAACTGCCGCAGCCACTGGACACGCTGGCCCAGTCCCTGAAAGGGAATGCAGATCAGGCGTCCGCGATGGTCGCCTCGCTGCTCGGCAAGAGCCGCCAGACCGCCAAGTGCGATGATCTGCGAGCCACGGCGGAAGCAGCCGCGAGACAACTCCGCCCACGGGCTGAGGAAAAGGGCATCCAGATTCGGGTCGACGATCCGGGCACCGCGATTCCGCTGGAGCTTCCGGAGCGGGTGATGGCGCAGGTGCTGGAGCATCTGATCGGAAACTCGATCCGCTTCAGCAATGTCGGAGAGGTGCGCATCCGGATCAAACGGGTGGGCGAGGCTGCAATCATCGACGTGGAGGACGATGGCCCCGGCTTCCAGGCGATCGACTATCCCCGGATCTTCCAGCGCTATGCGCCGCTCAGCGCGAAGCCCTCGGGCGGCGAGGCTTCTGCCGGCTTGGGCCTTTCTATCGTGAAGAGCCTGCTGGAAAGCGAGGGCGGGACGATCGTCCTGCTCAGCCACCCCGGAGAGAGCGCCGTCTTCCGCATCACGGTGCCGGTGCGCCGGGCCGAATGA